In a genomic window of Aeromicrobium panaciterrae:
- a CDS encoding Rieske 2Fe-2S domain-containing protein, with protein sequence MPKPPLSMKPTGWFQVAWAAEVAVGQVHRVQAFGEELIAWRGHSGEVTVMDSYCQHLGANLGFGGTVIDDTIQCPFHGWQWNLAGKNVCIPYEDRPNIGKKIRTYPTVELNEAIYIWHDVEKRAPFFEVPDIFNSWPDGRSADDYHQPYPDSILFNERLSLHPQYVIENGVDFAHFKYVHKVPLIPQFTRQEFDAPISYVDFTVAFEGEPGTIEEVDSGVEAINCGLGLAITRSHGMIDNRTATAVTPVDDETCDVRFSVWIGREPGLSEDESRARAIKYARGVIEQFEADIYIWSHQKYADPAALARGEYAGFTALRHWAQQFYPENERIPVGLTPPT encoded by the coding sequence GTGCCCAAGCCGCCGCTCTCGATGAAGCCCACGGGCTGGTTCCAGGTCGCCTGGGCAGCCGAGGTGGCGGTCGGTCAGGTCCACCGCGTCCAGGCGTTTGGCGAGGAACTGATCGCGTGGCGCGGACACTCCGGCGAGGTGACGGTCATGGATTCGTACTGCCAGCACCTCGGCGCCAACCTTGGGTTCGGCGGCACGGTCATCGACGACACGATCCAGTGCCCCTTTCACGGCTGGCAGTGGAATCTCGCCGGCAAGAACGTGTGCATCCCGTATGAGGACCGGCCGAACATCGGCAAGAAGATCCGGACCTATCCGACGGTCGAGCTCAACGAAGCGATCTACATCTGGCACGACGTCGAGAAGCGAGCGCCCTTCTTCGAGGTGCCGGACATCTTCAACAGCTGGCCTGACGGTCGCAGCGCTGACGACTACCACCAGCCCTACCCAGACTCGATCTTGTTCAACGAGCGCCTCTCACTGCATCCGCAATACGTCATCGAGAACGGCGTCGACTTCGCCCACTTCAAGTACGTACACAAGGTCCCGCTGATCCCGCAGTTCACTCGCCAGGAGTTCGACGCTCCCATCTCGTACGTCGACTTCACCGTCGCGTTCGAAGGCGAGCCGGGCACGATCGAGGAAGTCGACAGTGGCGTCGAGGCGATCAACTGCGGACTAGGACTCGCCATCACCCGCAGCCACGGGATGATCGACAACCGCACCGCGACTGCAGTGACACCGGTCGACGACGAAACCTGCGACGTACGGTTCTCGGTCTGGATCGGACGCGAGCCAGGCCTCAGCGAGGACGAGTCCCGCGCCCGGGCGATCAAGTACGCACGAGGTGTTATCGAGCAGTTCGAGGCTGACATCTACATCTGGTCACACCAGAAGTACGCAGATCCCGCGGCACTCGCCCGAGGCGAGTACGCCGGCTTCACCGCGCTCCGCCACTGGGCGCAGCAGTTCTACCCCGAAAACGAGCGCATCCCTGTCGGCCTCACGCCGCCCACCTGA
- a CDS encoding SDR family NAD(P)-dependent oxidoreductase translates to MDISGASAIVTGGASGIGAAVSRQLAAKGAVVVVADLKEEDGQALASEIGGVFIRVDVTDTEQIKTAIAAAEELAPLRVLVNSAGIGWAQRTIGRDGNYDSAHDLDAYKKVIQINLIGTFDALRLAATAISRTEPMESGERGAICNLASVAAFDGQIGQAAYSSSKGGVVGMTLPIARDLAASGIRVNTVAPGLIDTPIYGEGEASEAFKAKLGESVNFPKRLGFPDELASMVVECVTNSYMNGETVRVDGAIRMPPK, encoded by the coding sequence ATGGATATTTCTGGAGCATCAGCCATTGTCACTGGAGGTGCGTCGGGCATCGGCGCCGCCGTCAGCCGCCAACTCGCAGCCAAAGGCGCGGTCGTCGTCGTGGCCGACCTGAAGGAAGAGGACGGCCAAGCCCTCGCGAGCGAGATCGGTGGCGTGTTCATCCGGGTCGACGTGACTGACACCGAACAGATCAAGACGGCGATCGCCGCTGCGGAGGAGCTCGCTCCACTGCGGGTCCTCGTCAACTCAGCCGGAATCGGCTGGGCTCAGCGCACGATTGGCCGCGACGGCAACTACGACTCCGCACACGACCTGGATGCCTACAAGAAGGTCATCCAGATCAACCTCATCGGCACGTTCGATGCACTCCGCCTAGCGGCCACGGCAATCAGCCGTACCGAGCCGATGGAGTCAGGCGAACGCGGCGCCATCTGCAACCTTGCCTCGGTGGCGGCTTTCGACGGTCAGATCGGCCAGGCGGCCTATTCGTCGTCCAAGGGCGGCGTGGTCGGGATGACCCTGCCGATCGCCCGAGATCTGGCTGCCTCCGGTATCCGTGTCAACACTGTCGCACCGGGCCTGATTGACACCCCGATCTATGGAGAGGGCGAAGCCTCGGAAGCGTTCAAGGCCAAGCTCGGCGAATCAGTCAACTTCCCCAAGCGCCTCGGATTCCCTGACGAGCTTGCCAGCATGGTCGTCGAATGCGTCACCAACTCGTACATGAACGGTGAGACGGTCCGCGTCGACGGCGCAATCCGCATGCCTCCCAAGTAG
- the narJ gene encoding nitrate reductase molybdenum cofactor assembly chaperone, whose translation MSARRAKATMPATQLTIAWQSVSLLLDYPDEQMLGRAGLIREATQQLSPVIAESIRDFLDHLESTPLPELQADYVETFDNRRRCNLFLTYFAHGDTRKRGMALLRFKQTYIQAGFDLDDSELPDHLCVVLEFAATIDHDLGRDLMLDHRAGLELLRLSLRGMASPWSSLIDAVTATLPPLRGEERDAVRRLAAEGPPEEEVGLAPFASPEFSPGAASESTLLPMPSFPGARS comes from the coding sequence GTGAGCGCGCGGCGCGCCAAGGCGACGATGCCGGCCACGCAGCTGACGATCGCGTGGCAGTCGGTATCGCTCCTACTCGACTATCCCGATGAGCAGATGCTCGGACGAGCTGGGCTGATCAGGGAGGCCACTCAACAATTGTCACCGGTGATCGCCGAGTCGATCCGAGATTTCCTCGACCACCTGGAGTCGACGCCACTGCCGGAGCTGCAAGCTGACTACGTCGAGACGTTTGACAATCGCCGCCGTTGCAACCTGTTCCTGACCTACTTCGCGCACGGAGACACGCGCAAGCGAGGGATGGCACTGCTGCGCTTCAAGCAGACCTACATCCAGGCCGGGTTCGATCTCGATGATTCGGAGCTGCCCGACCACCTGTGCGTGGTGCTCGAGTTTGCCGCCACGATCGATCACGATCTTGGCCGTGACCTGATGCTCGATCATCGCGCTGGACTGGAGCTGCTGCGGTTGTCGCTTCGGGGCATGGCATCGCCATGGTCGTCGCTGATCGATGCGGTCACCGCGACCCTTCCCCCGCTGCGAGGTGAGGAGCGCGACGCCGTACGACGCCTCGCCGCCGAAGGGCCTCCCGAGGAGGAAGTAGGCCTTGCTCCGTTCGCGAGCCCTGAGTTCAGCCCGGGTGCTGCCTCTGAATCCACACTCTTGCCGATGCCATCCTTCCCGGGGGCGCGTTCATGA
- a CDS encoding YiiD C-terminal domain-containing protein, whose protein sequence is MTEPAALPEPTAQARALIPILGAMELEVLEVTPHSATARIPAEPNVNHFGAMYAGCLFTVAEVLGGLMAGFMNVPGALPLVKRVEIDFTRPALTAVTARTTLSEEEFDRVQAEATANGKSNYELTCEVTDEAGTVVARTRGYYQMRVMG, encoded by the coding sequence ATGACTGAACCTGCAGCCCTTCCTGAGCCCACAGCCCAAGCCCGTGCGCTGATCCCGATCCTGGGTGCCATGGAACTGGAGGTGCTTGAGGTGACTCCGCACAGCGCGACGGCGCGGATCCCGGCCGAGCCGAACGTCAATCACTTCGGCGCGATGTACGCAGGCTGCCTGTTCACGGTGGCCGAGGTGCTCGGAGGTCTGATGGCTGGGTTCATGAATGTTCCTGGTGCATTGCCGCTGGTCAAGCGGGTCGAGATCGACTTCACCCGTCCGGCGCTGACGGCAGTGACCGCGCGAACGACGCTGTCGGAGGAAGAGTTCGATCGAGTGCAGGCGGAAGCGACCGCAAACGGCAAGTCGAACTATGAGCTGACGTGCGAGGTCACTGATGAAGCCGGGACAGTCGTCGCCCGTACGCGCGGCTACTACCAAATGCGAGTGATGGGCTGA
- a CDS encoding cupin domain-containing protein: protein MQKESLTALARHHLETAKKTSSGRSAHTVYGGHEHVLRQTLIALQAGINLDEHENPGEATLQVLHGRVTLVAEENRWNGSPGDLITIPDSRHSLEAVEDSVVLLTVGKAG from the coding sequence ATGCAGAAGGAGTCACTGACCGCGCTTGCCCGCCATCACTTGGAGACGGCCAAGAAGACATCGAGCGGTCGAAGCGCCCACACCGTGTACGGCGGTCACGAGCACGTCCTGCGCCAGACCCTGATCGCGCTCCAAGCGGGGATAAACCTCGACGAGCACGAGAATCCGGGCGAGGCCACCCTCCAGGTGCTGCACGGCCGGGTGACCCTCGTGGCCGAAGAGAACAGATGGAACGGGTCGCCGGGCGACCTGATCACCATCCCGGACTCGCGCCACTCCCTCGAGGCCGTGGAGGACTCCGTGGTGCTGCTGACCGTCGGCAAGGCCGGCTGA
- a CDS encoding SDR family oxidoreductase translates to MSLPEPGPDRTAVVTGASSGIGAMIARELSRRGHHVTLVARSADKLEALSTELGDADVIAMDLSDRSSRATLPEIVGKQGRDIDILVNNAGLSTLGAVSKSDPTAEMNMIEVDVVAVADLCSRVLPGMVERGRGAILNVASTAAFQPLPGQAGYGAGKAFVLSYTQSLAGELRGTGVTATTLCPGPVHTGFGERAGFSKEDAEAALPSVMWVSAEDVAKSAIDGMAKGRLVVIPGKVNRVAAALSQVTPRTLLLPVLSKGHPGLR, encoded by the coding sequence ATGTCTCTTCCTGAGCCGGGCCCAGACCGTACGGCGGTGGTCACCGGAGCGTCGTCCGGGATCGGCGCCATGATCGCTCGAGAGTTGTCGCGACGTGGGCATCACGTCACGCTTGTTGCCCGATCTGCCGACAAGCTCGAAGCCCTTTCAACGGAGCTGGGCGATGCCGATGTGATCGCGATGGACCTGTCCGATCGATCCAGCCGTGCCACGCTGCCCGAGATCGTCGGCAAGCAGGGCCGAGACATCGACATCCTGGTCAACAATGCAGGTCTGTCCACCCTCGGCGCTGTCAGCAAGTCCGACCCGACGGCAGAGATGAACATGATCGAGGTCGACGTCGTCGCCGTCGCCGATCTCTGCAGCCGAGTCCTTCCGGGCATGGTCGAGCGAGGACGGGGCGCAATCCTCAACGTTGCATCGACGGCTGCGTTCCAACCGCTGCCCGGACAGGCCGGGTACGGCGCAGGCAAAGCGTTTGTCCTCTCGTACACGCAGAGCCTCGCCGGTGAGCTGCGCGGCACCGGCGTCACGGCAACGACACTCTGTCCCGGACCCGTCCACACGGGGTTTGGCGAACGCGCTGGCTTCTCCAAGGAGGACGCCGAGGCTGCGCTTCCATCGGTGATGTGGGTGTCCGCCGAAGACGTGGCGAAAAGTGCGATAGACGGCATGGCCAAGGGGCGACTCGTGGTCATCCCGGGCAAGGTCAACCGCGTCGCAGCCGCTCTGTCCCAAGTGACACCCAGGACGCTGCTGCTACCAGTCCTGTCGAAAGGTCACCCGGGGCTGCGCTGA
- the narI gene encoding respiratory nitrate reductase subunit gamma, whose translation MSVFLFVVVPYVCLTVFVAGHLWRYRYDKFGWTTRSSQLYENRLLRIGSPLFHFGMLGVVGGHVIGLLVPQSWTDAVGVNEHMYHVAAVGGGLAAGVMTVVGMAILIYRRRTTGPVFSATTVMDKVMYAFLAVVIVLGMWNTIAGSIMTIGGEYNYREGVSVWYRSFLAFQPDASLMANAPLGFQLHALVAFGLFALWPFTRLVHVFSAPLGYLTRPYIVYRSRDDQLGSHSPRRGWDRVG comes from the coding sequence ATGAGTGTCTTCCTGTTCGTTGTCGTCCCGTACGTCTGCCTGACGGTGTTCGTAGCCGGGCATCTGTGGCGCTATCGCTACGACAAGTTCGGCTGGACGACCCGGTCGTCTCAGCTTTATGAGAACCGGCTGCTCCGGATCGGCAGCCCGCTGTTTCACTTCGGAATGCTCGGCGTGGTGGGGGGCCATGTGATTGGCCTGCTTGTGCCGCAGTCATGGACCGATGCGGTGGGTGTCAACGAGCACATGTACCACGTCGCGGCGGTCGGCGGCGGGCTGGCCGCAGGTGTGATGACGGTGGTTGGCATGGCGATCCTGATCTATCGCCGCCGCACGACCGGACCGGTGTTCTCCGCGACGACCGTCATGGACAAGGTGATGTACGCGTTCCTGGCAGTGGTCATCGTGCTCGGCATGTGGAACACGATCGCCGGCTCGATCATGACGATCGGTGGCGAGTACAACTACCGCGAGGGCGTCTCGGTCTGGTATCGCTCGTTCCTCGCGTTCCAGCCCGACGCCTCGCTGATGGCGAACGCGCCGCTGGGCTTCCAGCTGCACGCACTCGTCGCTTTCGGGCTGTTCGCGCTGTGGCCGTTCACCCGATTGGTGCACGTATTCAGCGCACCCTTGGGCTACCTGACTCGCCCCTACATCGTCTACCGCAGCCGTGACGATCAGCTCGGCAGTCACAGCCCACGCCGCGGCTGGGATCGGGTCGGCTGA
- the narH gene encoding nitrate reductase subunit beta, with translation MRVMAQMAMVMNLDKCIGCHTCSVTCKQAWTNRSGTEYIWFNNVETRPGLGYPRTYEDQDKWQGGWELNKRGRMKLKAGGRFRKLMTIFSNPKLPSIGEYYEPWTYDYATLTDAPAQEHTPVARPKSLISGKNMKIEWSANWDDDLGGSTANTHRDPMLKKIADKVKFEFEQTFMFYLPRICEHCLNPSCAASCPSGAIYKREEDGIVLVDQDACRGWRMCVSGCPYKKIYFNHRTGKAEKCTFCFPRIEVGLPTVCSETCVGRLRYIGLMLYDADKVLAAASTTDEHGLYEAQRDVFLDPFDPEVIREAEKAGIARDWIDAAQRSPIYALINTFKVALPLHPEYRTMPMVWYIPPLSPVVEVVADTGEDAEDKGNLFAAIDALRIPIEYLAELFTAGDVVPVDAVLKKLAAMRSYMRDINMGREPDGSIPASVGMTEEEMYDMYRLLAIAKYEERYVIPPAHAEQAHSLEELATECAVSEYGGGQNDLFGEGSGTPTPIAVENFQMLQDRQTSDSMAGPDGKKGRVNLLNWDGKGSPSGIFPPRGDDS, from the coding sequence ATGAGGGTCATGGCGCAGATGGCAATGGTCATGAATCTCGACAAGTGCATCGGTTGCCATACGTGTTCGGTGACCTGCAAGCAGGCGTGGACCAACCGATCCGGCACCGAGTACATCTGGTTCAACAATGTCGAGACCCGACCCGGTCTCGGCTACCCCCGCACCTATGAGGACCAGGACAAGTGGCAGGGCGGCTGGGAGCTGAACAAGCGGGGCCGCATGAAGCTCAAGGCTGGAGGTCGGTTCAGGAAGCTGATGACGATCTTCTCGAACCCGAAGCTGCCCTCGATCGGTGAGTACTACGAGCCGTGGACGTACGACTACGCCACGCTGACCGATGCGCCGGCGCAGGAGCACACTCCTGTCGCGCGCCCCAAGTCGCTCATCTCGGGCAAGAACATGAAGATCGAATGGTCGGCCAACTGGGACGACGATCTGGGCGGCTCAACGGCCAACACGCACCGTGACCCGATGCTGAAGAAGATCGCGGACAAGGTGAAGTTCGAGTTCGAGCAGACGTTCATGTTCTACCTTCCTCGCATCTGCGAGCACTGCCTCAACCCCTCGTGTGCCGCATCCTGTCCGAGTGGCGCCATCTACAAGCGCGAAGAGGACGGGATTGTTCTGGTCGATCAGGACGCCTGCCGCGGTTGGCGGATGTGCGTGTCTGGCTGTCCGTACAAGAAGATCTACTTCAACCACCGCACGGGCAAGGCAGAGAAGTGCACCTTCTGCTTCCCGCGCATCGAGGTCGGACTCCCAACGGTCTGCTCTGAGACGTGCGTGGGACGCCTGCGCTACATCGGCCTGATGCTCTACGACGCGGACAAGGTGCTTGCGGCGGCCTCCACGACCGATGAGCACGGTCTGTACGAAGCGCAGCGTGACGTATTCCTGGACCCGTTCGACCCTGAGGTCATCCGCGAGGCCGAGAAGGCGGGCATTGCCCGCGACTGGATAGACGCTGCGCAGCGTTCCCCGATCTACGCGCTGATCAACACGTTCAAGGTCGCGCTGCCGCTTCACCCGGAATACCGGACCATGCCGATGGTCTGGTACATCCCGCCGCTCTCGCCGGTCGTCGAGGTGGTCGCCGATACAGGGGAGGACGCCGAGGACAAGGGGAACCTCTTCGCGGCCATCGACGCCCTGAGAATTCCGATCGAGTACCTCGCCGAGCTCTTCACGGCCGGCGACGTTGTTCCTGTCGACGCCGTGCTCAAGAAGCTCGCGGCCATGCGTTCGTACATGCGTGACATCAACATGGGTCGCGAACCAGATGGGTCCATCCCGGCTTCGGTCGGGATGACCGAGGAGGAGATGTACGACATGTACCGGCTCCTCGCCATCGCCAAGTACGAAGAGCGATATGTCATCCCTCCTGCACACGCAGAACAAGCTCACTCGCTGGAGGAGCTGGCCACCGAGTGCGCGGTTTCGGAATATGGCGGCGGGCAGAACGACCTCTTCGGTGAGGGCTCGGGCACACCCACGCCCATTGCGGTCGAGAACTTCCAGATGTTGCAGGATCGGCAGACCTCGGACTCGATGGCCGGTCCCGACGGCAAGAAGGGTCGCGTCAATTTGCTCAACTGGGATGGCAAAGGCTCACCGAGCGGCATCTTCCCGCCAAGGGGAGACGACTCGTGA
- a CDS encoding acetoacetate decarboxylase family protein → MTTHDILGQTVTMPVEVRDGTNATVMYDVSLEAAQALAPTGFEVIETEPGRAQFALALVDYKDNDLGAYLEIGTIFFVRPEGGGPDGNIITHLPVTEHFTCVAGNQIWGFPKSVEKIEATNDESTSRWTLEIDGELVLDITLPRGGTEEMPPMELVSYTLIDGRPHRTPFTQGGSGTGLFFGADVTLSLGSHPIAKELASLGLPDAPVVLTTWTEQMRATFGDPEPL, encoded by the coding sequence ATGACAACCCATGACATCCTCGGCCAAACCGTCACGATGCCTGTTGAGGTGAGAGACGGCACCAACGCGACCGTGATGTACGACGTGTCCCTCGAAGCCGCTCAAGCGCTCGCGCCGACGGGGTTCGAAGTGATCGAGACCGAGCCGGGTCGGGCTCAATTCGCGCTGGCGCTCGTCGACTACAAGGACAACGACCTCGGTGCCTACCTCGAGATCGGCACCATCTTCTTCGTCCGTCCCGAAGGCGGCGGTCCTGACGGGAACATCATCACCCACCTTCCAGTGACCGAGCACTTCACCTGCGTGGCCGGCAACCAGATCTGGGGCTTCCCCAAGAGCGTCGAGAAGATCGAGGCCACCAACGACGAGTCGACCTCGCGGTGGACCCTCGAGATAGACGGCGAGCTCGTACTGGACATCACCCTCCCGCGTGGCGGGACCGAGGAGATGCCTCCTATGGAACTGGTGTCGTACACACTCATCGACGGACGCCCGCACCGTACGCCGTTCACCCAGGGCGGTTCGGGTACCGGGTTGTTCTTCGGCGCCGACGTAACCCTGTCGCTCGGCAGCCACCCGATCGCGAAGGAGCTGGCAAGCCTCGGCCTTCCCGACGCACCAGTCGTCCTCACCACCTGGACCGAGCAGATGCGCGCTACCTTCGGCGACCCTGAGCCGCTGTGA
- a CDS encoding cytochrome P450 has product MPRNQISPMPPVAEGVGLPWDVPVADAVAELAAARSAFGDTFVVDSGRDRYLFTFTPTGVESFYALPEADASKGVADYLMLRRKLPDEIFDGRRTLPGTLFRKGDVASYLINLESALEVEIAELRESGSVDVFGLTRRLGHRMGLASWAGPGAAEGETFEALVRAFDALDGADSFVHPDAMQAVAASGYANERAALAEIVDLLSDVVTEGNGHVLFDRIALAWADEPDSVRRTGIAHDVVLIHIASMSNLASALGWALVDLVENPSAAQRVRAGDQEHASRCALESIRLAQRSIMARTVLSPVVFDDGEMTYEVGHGTTIATLLPLTNRTPELGHDIWDPERWDRHRFTDTGGLGSAQLVTSFGHGKHSCPAQPFSLAATTLTMTRLLATFDLSAGWSSYPVPVPAQIGGVARADDPCPMAYRRLSRGHSED; this is encoded by the coding sequence ATGCCGAGGAACCAGATCTCGCCCATGCCGCCCGTCGCTGAGGGCGTTGGACTCCCTTGGGACGTTCCGGTGGCCGATGCTGTCGCTGAACTGGCGGCGGCCAGGTCAGCATTCGGTGACACGTTCGTCGTGGACAGTGGCCGCGATCGCTACCTGTTCACGTTCACGCCAACCGGTGTGGAGTCGTTCTACGCGTTGCCTGAGGCCGATGCCAGCAAGGGTGTCGCGGACTATCTGATGCTGCGTCGCAAACTGCCCGATGAGATCTTCGACGGACGTAGGACGCTGCCCGGGACGCTGTTCCGCAAAGGCGACGTGGCGTCATACCTGATCAATCTGGAGTCTGCTCTAGAGGTTGAGATTGCGGAGCTACGGGAGTCCGGCAGCGTTGACGTGTTCGGACTGACTCGCAGACTTGGACACCGTATGGGGCTGGCCTCGTGGGCGGGACCTGGTGCCGCAGAAGGCGAAACGTTTGAGGCTCTGGTCCGCGCCTTCGATGCGCTGGACGGTGCCGACTCGTTCGTCCACCCCGATGCGATGCAGGCGGTCGCAGCGTCGGGCTATGCCAACGAGCGCGCTGCTTTGGCGGAGATCGTGGATCTGTTGAGCGATGTCGTCACTGAGGGGAACGGTCACGTGCTGTTCGATCGGATTGCGTTGGCTTGGGCCGACGAACCAGATTCGGTCAGGCGTACGGGTATTGCCCACGACGTGGTGTTGATTCACATCGCGTCGATGTCCAACCTCGCGTCGGCCTTGGGGTGGGCCTTGGTCGACCTCGTTGAGAATCCATCCGCGGCTCAGCGTGTTCGCGCCGGAGACCAGGAACATGCCAGCCGGTGCGCGCTCGAGTCCATACGGTTGGCGCAACGCTCGATCATGGCACGCACGGTGCTTTCGCCGGTCGTGTTCGACGACGGCGAGATGACGTACGAAGTGGGCCATGGCACCACCATTGCGACTCTGCTTCCCCTGACCAATCGGACGCCCGAGCTTGGTCACGACATATGGGATCCCGAGCGCTGGGACCGGCATCGATTCACCGACACCGGTGGGCTGGGAAGCGCTCAACTGGTGACGTCATTCGGGCACGGCAAGCACTCGTGCCCGGCACAACCCTTCTCGCTCGCGGCCACGACCTTGACGATGACCAGGCTCCTGGCCACCTTCGATCTCTCGGCAGGGTGGTCGTCGTACCCGGTCCCGGTTCCCGCTCAAATCGGCGGAGTTGCTCGAGCTGATGACCCCTGCCCGATGGCCTATCGCAGGCTGAGCCGAGGCCATTCGGAAGACTAA